Proteins found in one Bremerella volcania genomic segment:
- a CDS encoding alpha/beta hydrolase: MTAWKTIIVAFFAFAVLAGPAVAETPSIRKVPDLIFAQREDKTLKADLYLPPGEGPFPAILMIHGGAWAGGSRSHMTTHAMYLANNGYAVAAITYRFAPNHIFPAQLEDCQAALNWLVDNANEFHIDTDRVGGWGYSAGGHLACLVAAVEAEKGPGAPQLKAVVAGGAPCDFTREPPRSERLKFFLGGSRADVPGTYEEASPLSHVTAKCPPIFFFHGTNDSVVPMRNAEVMHDKLSSLGIPTTFYKAEGRGHLSTFIDPQAKQEALKFLDGHLKLGKS; encoded by the coding sequence GTGACTGCTTGGAAAACCATAATCGTTGCGTTTTTTGCTTTCGCGGTTTTAGCCGGCCCCGCGGTGGCGGAAACACCCTCCATTCGGAAGGTGCCTGACCTGATCTTCGCTCAGCGGGAAGACAAGACCCTTAAGGCAGATCTGTACCTGCCCCCAGGCGAAGGCCCCTTCCCGGCGATTCTCATGATTCATGGTGGAGCGTGGGCCGGAGGTTCGCGCAGCCACATGACGACGCACGCGATGTACCTTGCCAACAACGGCTATGCGGTTGCGGCAATTACATACCGTTTCGCACCGAATCATATATTTCCTGCTCAACTGGAAGACTGTCAGGCCGCTCTGAATTGGCTTGTCGATAACGCCAACGAGTTCCATATCGACACCGATCGAGTGGGCGGCTGGGGCTACTCGGCCGGTGGCCATTTGGCCTGTCTCGTGGCGGCCGTCGAAGCGGAAAAGGGACCTGGTGCTCCGCAGCTTAAAGCGGTCGTTGCTGGTGGCGCGCCGTGCGATTTCACCCGAGAACCACCCCGCAGCGAGAGGCTGAAGTTCTTCCTCGGTGGCTCGCGCGCCGATGTGCCTGGCACGTATGAAGAGGCCTCGCCGCTGAGCCATGTGACGGCCAAGTGTCCTCCGATTTTCTTTTTTCATGGCACCAACGATAGTGTCGTTCCCATGCGGAATGCCGAGGTCATGCACGACAAGCTTTCCTCGCTTGGCATTCCCACCACCTTCTACAAAGCGGAAGGACGCGGGCACCTGAGCACGTTCATCGATCCTCAAGCCAAGCAAGAGGCATTGAAATTCCTGGACGGACATCTCAAACTCGGGAAGTCATAA
- the ribA gene encoding GTP cyclohydrolase II — protein MSHRFSTVQAAVDAIKAGKVIIVVDAEDRENEGDFVAAAEKTTPEVVNFMITQGRGLLCTACLPDVCERLELTPLVENNNAPLRTAFTTPIDHKNAKTGITAKERSETIMAMVDEQSIADDFVRPGHVYPLLAKEGGVLRRAGHTEASVDLARMAGLTPAGSLCEILNEEGDRASRDELIAIAEKFDLEIISIEQLISHRRVNEKLVERGAEAKLPTTFGEFDIIVYDVKYETQEPVAIAMGDLSSVEAPLVRLHSSCFTGDLINSLRCDCGDQLKMALQKISEEGVGALIYLPQEGRGIGLKAKIRAYALQDQGLDTVEANHALGFKSDMRDYGVGIQILKDLGLSKIRLLTNNPKKTDAFIYGGFDLEVVDQVPIHPEPNPHNQKYLDTKRDKMGHRLP, from the coding sequence GTGAGCCACCGATTTTCCACCGTGCAAGCGGCTGTCGATGCGATCAAAGCTGGCAAAGTCATCATTGTTGTCGATGCGGAAGATCGGGAAAACGAAGGGGATTTCGTCGCCGCGGCAGAAAAAACGACCCCCGAAGTGGTGAATTTCATGATCACGCAGGGACGCGGTCTCTTGTGCACGGCCTGCCTGCCGGACGTCTGCGAACGGCTGGAATTGACGCCGCTGGTCGAGAACAACAACGCCCCACTTCGTACGGCCTTCACTACCCCGATCGACCACAAGAACGCCAAGACAGGCATCACGGCAAAAGAGCGATCCGAAACGATCATGGCCATGGTCGACGAGCAATCGATCGCCGATGACTTCGTGCGGCCAGGACACGTCTACCCGCTGTTGGCCAAGGAAGGGGGCGTGCTGCGCCGCGCCGGGCATACCGAAGCATCGGTCGATCTGGCCCGCATGGCTGGCCTCACGCCGGCGGGTTCGCTGTGCGAAATCCTCAACGAAGAAGGGGATCGGGCTTCGCGCGATGAACTGATCGCGATCGCTGAAAAGTTCGACCTCGAGATCATCTCGATCGAACAGCTCATCTCGCATCGACGCGTGAACGAGAAACTGGTGGAACGCGGAGCGGAAGCCAAGTTGCCAACCACCTTCGGTGAGTTCGACATCATCGTTTACGACGTGAAGTACGAAACGCAGGAACCGGTGGCGATCGCCATGGGTGATCTCTCCTCGGTCGAAGCCCCGCTGGTTCGCCTGCACAGCAGCTGCTTCACCGGCGACCTGATCAACTCGCTGCGCTGCGACTGCGGCGATCAGCTGAAGATGGCCCTGCAGAAGATCAGCGAAGAAGGGGTAGGTGCTTTGATCTACCTGCCACAGGAGGGTCGCGGCATCGGCCTTAAAGCGAAGATCCGAGCCTATGCCCTGCAAGACCAAGGGCTCGATACGGTCGAAGCGAATCACGCATTGGGCTTCAAGAGCGACATGCGCGACTACGGGGTCGGTATTCAGATCTTGAAAGACCTGGGCCTTTCCAAGATTCGCCTGCTGACCAACAACCCGAAGAAGACCGACGCGTTCATCTACGGCGGCTTCGATCTCGAAGTAGTCGACCAGGTCCCGATTCACCCCGAACCGAACCCGCACAACCAGAAGTATCTGGATACGAAACGCGACAAGATGGGGCACCGGCTGCCGTAA
- a CDS encoding RrF2 family transcriptional regulator, whose protein sequence is MTVSAKTEYACIAMIQLAARYESGQPARLREIVEAQGIPQPFLVQIMAQLKAAGLVLTSRGAAGGYRLAYAPDRISLADIFQVIEGSGDQTESNLQKPTPATEALCGVWGQICQARTKILEEVTLANLAARVAEQPDEMFYI, encoded by the coding sequence ATGACAGTCTCGGCGAAAACCGAATACGCGTGCATCGCGATGATCCAGTTGGCAGCCCGGTATGAATCGGGTCAACCGGCTCGCCTGCGCGAGATCGTCGAGGCCCAGGGCATTCCCCAGCCGTTTCTCGTGCAGATCATGGCCCAGCTCAAAGCGGCCGGCCTGGTGCTGACCTCGCGCGGTGCTGCCGGCGGCTATCGGTTAGCGTACGCCCCGGATCGCATCAGCCTGGCCGATATTTTTCAGGTCATCGAAGGCAGCGGCGACCAGACCGAATCGAACCTGCAAAAGCCAACGCCCGCCACTGAAGCGCTGTGCGGCGTGTGGGGGCAAATCTGCCAGGCACGCACCAAGATCCTCGAAGAGGTTACACTAGCGAACCTGGCGGCACGCGTCGCCGAACAACCCGACGAAATGTTCTACATCTAG
- a CDS encoding phosphoadenylyl-sulfate reductase has protein sequence MSVTSLTSVVPIEVNAMSAGEVTPQQQTTSEMLQPTPELMAELAEASARLESATPEEIIRWGAERFGMKLTMGTAFGPEGCVILYLLSQIAPQTPVFNLDTGYQFQETLDVRDQIREKFGIDVELLKPEHTVEEYEQIHGGPLYKTNPTQCCFDRKIKVLKRGAEGKHAWISAIRRDQSEDRAKASIVGWDKKFGLVKINPLANQTKSWVWRMITEHGIPYNVLHDQGYTSVGCWPCTRAVLAGEDERAGRWSGTAKTECGLHTMEDDSPNA, from the coding sequence ATGTCCGTAACTAGCCTTACCTCGGTGGTCCCGATTGAAGTGAATGCCATGTCGGCCGGTGAAGTAACTCCCCAGCAGCAAACAACTTCCGAAATGCTACAGCCTACGCCAGAGCTTATGGCCGAGTTGGCCGAGGCCTCCGCGCGGCTCGAGTCGGCCACGCCGGAAGAGATCATCCGCTGGGGGGCTGAGCGTTTCGGCATGAAGCTCACCATGGGAACCGCCTTTGGGCCGGAAGGGTGCGTAATTCTTTACCTCCTTTCCCAGATTGCCCCTCAGACCCCGGTTTTCAACCTCGATACAGGCTACCAGTTTCAGGAAACGCTCGACGTTCGCGATCAGATTCGCGAGAAGTTCGGCATCGACGTCGAACTGCTGAAACCGGAGCATACGGTCGAAGAGTACGAACAAATCCACGGTGGCCCGCTCTATAAAACGAATCCCACGCAGTGCTGCTTTGATCGCAAGATCAAAGTCCTCAAGCGGGGTGCCGAAGGCAAGCATGCCTGGATCAGTGCGATTCGCCGCGATCAGAGCGAAGACCGAGCCAAGGCCAGCATCGTCGGCTGGGATAAGAAGTTCGGCCTGGTGAAGATCAACCCGCTGGCCAACCAGACCAAGAGCTGGGTTTGGCGAATGATCACCGAACATGGCATTCCGTACAACGTGCTGCACGACCAAGGCTACACCAGCGTCGGCTGCTGGCCGTGCACGCGAGCCGTGCTGGCGGGCGAAGATGAACGTGCCGGTCGTTGGAGCGGCACCGCCAAGACCGAGTGCGGTTTGCACACGATGGAAGACGATAGCCCCAACGCGTAG